A genomic window from Hyla sarda isolate aHylSar1 chromosome 10, aHylSar1.hap1, whole genome shotgun sequence includes:
- the LOC130293229 gene encoding piggyBac transposable element-derived protein 4-like — protein MASKGHFSISKVGLDPMSDSGSDTEPLTELSDSNSDSWQDSSSDSDTDQRSSDSDDSAPELSDVRTWCPIDCDDVIEKIVTETNRYNEQQSATLHSKFSRNRKWEPVAKEDIWKFLGLILLQGVVGKPLQKWYWTTNKLLATPFFGTIMSEYRFSLIMKNLHFTNNEEFDEATHPAPKLKKIWEVYQMLLKNFQQAYVPNRDISTGESMMAYKGRLSWIQYIASKRARFGIKSYMLCESATGYIWNSVIYTGKGTQFNPRYSGYGMASSSVLTLLEPLLNQGYCVTTDNFYTSPELYEFLLKHKTDGYGTVRANRRDLPSMFAKKKLKTGEMVAWQKGKMIAMRWRDKKDVCLMSTVHNTSTAMVHTRGGKDVMKPQLVIDYNNTMGGVDRADQAMTFYPAMRKQQKKYNTKKSSASPGTMPLECLNTAQRKE, from the exons ATGGCATCAAAGGGTCACTTTAGCATCTCCAAAGTGGGTTTGGATCCGATGAGTGACAGCGGCAGCGACACAgagcccctcacagaattgagcGACAGCAATAGCGATTCATGGCAAGATTCGTCATCCGACTCTGACACTGACCAGAGAAGTAGCGACAGCGACGATTCTGCACCTGAGCTCAGTGATGTGCGCACTTGGTGCCCTATTGATTGCG ATGACGTCATTGAAAAGATTGTCACGGAGACAAATCGCTACAACGAGCAGCAATCCGCTACTCTGCATAGCAAGTTTTCCAGGAACAGAAAATGGGAACCGGTAGCTAAAGAGGACATCTGGAAGTTTCTTGGGCTAATACTTCTTCAGGGGGTGGTGGGGAAACCCCTGCAGAAATGGTACTGGACTACCAATAAATTGCTGGCAACCCCATTTTTTGGCACCATCATGTCTGAGTACCGATTTTCCCTCATAATGAAGAATTTGCACTTCACCAACAACGAGGAATTTGACGAAGCCACACATCCAGCGCCAAAACTCAAGAAGATCTGGGAAGTATACCAAATGCTCCTAAAAAATTTCCAGCAGGCCTATGTGCCAAATAGAGACATCAGCACTGGTGAAAGTATGATGGCTTACAAGGGACGCCTCAGCTGGATTCAATACATCGCATCCAAGAGAGCACGGTTTGGAATAAAATCCTATATGCTCTGCGAGTCTGCCACTGGCTATATATGGAATTCCGTCATATACACCGGTAAAGGAACACAATTCAACCCCAGGTACAGCGGCTATGGGATGGCATCGTCATCAGTCCTTACACTGCTTGAGCCATTGCTGAATCAGGGGTATTGTGTGACAACGGACAACTTTTACACATCGCCTGAGCTGTACGAGTTTCTGCTAAAACACAAGACTGATGGATATGGAACCGTTAGGGCCAACCGACGTGATCTGCCATCTATGTTTGCcaagaaaaaactgaaaacaggagaaATGGTTGCCTGGCAGAAAGGAAAGATGATCGCAATGCGTTGGCGTGACAAAAAAGACGTGTGCCTCATGAGTACAGTGCATAACACCTCCACTGCCATGGTCCACACAAGAGGTGGGAAAGATGTCATGAAGCCACAACTTGTGATTGACTACAACAACACCATGGGAGGAGTCGATAGAGCCGATCAGGCGATGACATTTTATCCGGCTATGcggaaacaacaaaaaaaatataatacaaaaaaatCTTCAGCATCTCCTGGAACAATGCCTCTGGAATGCCTAAATACTGCACAGAGGAAAGAGTGA